The following nucleotide sequence is from Chryseobacterium sp. CY350.
TGGCAACAATGACGTATGAACCTTCGAAAATACTTCTGAAAGATCAGTCAGAGAACATAAAGAAAGTTTCTAAAAACTATTATTTAATCAGAAAAAACGACAGTATTCTCACAATAGCAAAAATGCCTGAAGCTCAGAAGACAGAATACTTTGCCAGACATATTGAAAAGCTGAAGGCAAAAGAAGCAAAAGAGGAGCTGGAAAGATTACGTGCCGAAAGAAATAAAGGTTTTGACACCGGAGATTACAGTGCAAACTCGCTTTTTGCCAACAACTCTAGTTCGTTTGAAGATTTTGGAACTTCTTCAAAAGGCTTTTATTATGGAAATACAGGAACCGTAAGCAAAGGAACATCAACATTCAAGCAGGTTTGGGGAGACAGAGCTTTAGTAGATAACTGGCGTTATTCTAAAAAAATGGCTTCTATTGAAGATCTTAAGAATGAAGCATTAGGCGTTAATACCGCACCAAATCCCAGACGTTTTGAGCCTTCATTTTATATTGAGCAACTTCCTAGTGATGCTGGACAACTTTCTCAGCTTAAAAAAGACAGAGATACTGCCTCTTTAGGTTTGGGTATTATGTATCAGAATTACTTTACGAATACTCCTTTAGCAACGAAAACTTTGTATGATCTTGTAGATGTAAAACCTGAAGAAAAAGTAATGCTGCAGGCTTTGTATGAAATTTTTGCGATGAATCATGAGAAAAATCCTCAAGCTTCTGCAAGAGCCAAACAGATACTTATTACAGATTATCCTTACAGTTCTTATGCAGAATTTGCAAGAAATCCGAAAAATAATACATTTATAAAATCAGCTCCGGAAACCGAAAACGATTACAAAACAGCCTATGCTTTATTTGAATCTGAGAAATTTACCGAAAGTCAGACGATTATTGAGCAGGCGATCCTAAAAAATCCCAAAGATGCGTTGGTTCCCAAACTTTCTCTTCTTAATGCTTTCAATGCTGGAAAATCGAGTGGGAAAGAGGTAATGATTCTACAATTGGAACAGATCGTTTTAAATTATGCTAAAACTCCTGAAGGCGAGAAAGCAAAAGAAATGCTGAACTATCTTAAAAGCGACGTAGCGTTTCAGGCTACTGATAATAAGGGGAATACAGTTCCTAAAAACCTTGGTAATAATCAAAATATGCCGCCAAATCCCGGAGGATTTGGGCAATCGGGACAAAATATGCAACAGTCGCAAAATATAACGGCTCCCGGAAATCAGAACAATCCGTTACAAAATAGCGGGCAGCCGATGAACAACGCCATACAGAGCGGAGTTCCTAAAAAGCCATTATCGAATCCTAACACTCAACAGTTACAACCGGCAACTTCAGTTCCGAATCCTGTAAAATAAATAAAAAAGCGAAGATTAATCTTCGCTTTTTTTCTTTTTAACTCCATGAAATTCTTTTAGATAGAACGGTTCGAAATAGGCTATATCTTCAAAATCTTTTTTATCAATTTTCTCTAAAGTTTTCTTCACTAAATATTGTGCAGAAGGGTAGATGTCTTCATTAAATTCTGCATTCGGAAGCTGGAAAATTTCCTTCGCCTTTTTTGCACCATCACCTACAAAAATAACTTTTTTGTCTTTAAATTCCTGGAAAGAGGTTTCATCTAAAATTTTAGCCTCAATTGAAGTTATTTCATTTCCTGAATTACCATCATAGATCGCGGTATAAACCTCCATTCTTCGTGCGTCGACTAAAGGTATTACAAAATCGTAGTTTTGGTTTAAAAAAGGCTCTATCATGCTTTCCAAAGAATTAACAGCAATTAGCGGAATCTTCAATCCGTAACAGAAACCTTTCGCAGAAGCTGCTCCTATTCTCAATCCTGTATAAGAACCAGGACCTTTTCCTAAAGAAATCGCTTCGATATCTTTCATAGAAAGTTCGGCACCTTCCAAAGCCCATTCTACAAATGAGTGTAGACTTTCCGACTGTTTATAGTTTTCTGAAACTTCTTCGCAGACGCATAGTAATTTTTCGTCATCAGAAATGGCAACCGAGCAGTTTTTTGAGGAAGTTTCGAGATATAGAATTTTCATTGAATTGAATTTAAATAGTGCAAGTGCAAAAAAAGAAAAAATTCTTTTCTACTGCAAAAGTATCAAAAGAAATGATTGAATGAAAGCATTATGGAAGTTTACAAAATGTAAAAAAGTTAGTCACAAAAATATGTGGGTCTTTAAGACTAAATTTCTCTTCTCAATTTCTTGATGTTTTTATCAAAATCAGATACAATTTTCTGGGGTTTATTGAAGGTTTCATATTCATTAACTGCTTTTGATAAACTCTTATTTCACTCGCCCGAATTGAGCGGATTTTCTGGAGAAGTTCTTTAAAATAATCTTTAACAAATACATTCTGACCTTGCTTTAATCTTTCAGCATCAATCACAAATGCTCACTAATCGTAGACTTTGTTACATCAAATGAAGTTGCCATCGCTTTTTGTATAAGCCAAAGTGTTTCGTTCTGTAAGAAAACATCAACCCTAACTTTTTCATTAGGTGTGTTATAAATTAAAAAATTTTGAAATTCTTCATTCATTATTTGTTCCTTTATAACAAATTTATAACTTTATTTCTACACTTTGTCGGCTCCACAATTTCCAGACAGATCTGTTTTTGATCCAGATTTCCAGTAAAGCCAGTTTCATTTTAAAATCATTGCTTTTGTAAGATCCGGACACATTAATTGTCCTTCTGAGACTTATTGATCTTTTATTTTGCTTTAATTCCGAAATTTCAATCTGCTTGATTTCCTGATAAATGACTCTTTTCGATGAAAAATCTTTCTTAAAATCATCCAGATTCTGAATCCAACCGTTGGAATGACCGAAAGATACATCGGGAGATAAAAGATTTATAATTTTATCATCATTATTCTGCATCAGAGAATCCAGCTTTTTGGCTTTTGACAGAACAGCTTTTTCATGCTTTGAATAATTTTGTGAAAATCCGAAAATGTAAAAGAATAGAAAAATAAAAGCAAAATATTTCATTCGAATTATCCTTTTCTGTAAATCGTTCTCGGCTCGCTTTGAGCGCTAGGATAGATCGTCATATCGGAAACTGTAACGTGTTTTGGTGCATTCACACAATAAGCAATCGCATCGGCAATATCTTCAGCTTTCAAAGCTTCGTAACCTGCATAAACCGTGGCAGCTCGTTCCTGATCTCCTTTGAATCTCACTAAAGAAAAATCTGTCTCCACCGCTCCAGGCTGAATATTGGTCACCCTGATTCCAAATTCTGTAAGCTCAATTCGCATTCCTTCCGAAATCACATCGACTGCCTTTTTCGTTGCGCAATACACAACTCCGTTTGCATACGTCTGTCTTGCAGCAACCGAACTGATATTAATAATGTGACCCGAATTCCTTTCCTTCATCATCGAAATAAGTGTTTTAGAAACATATAAAAGCCCTTTTACATTTCCATCTATCATAGAATCCCAATCGGACGTGTTTCCGTCTGAAAGCGGTGCTAAACCATGCGCATTTCCTGCATTGTTGAGAAGAACATCAATGTCCTTCCATTCCTGCGGCAGAGAATTTATTGCATTTTCTACCTCTTCAAGATTTCTGACATCAAATTGTAAACTAAAAACTTCAGTGAAAGCTGATAATTCTGTTTTTACGGCTTCTAAAATCTCAGTTCGCCTTCCACAGATAATAATTCTATTTCCCTGTTTTGCAAAAAGTTCTGCGGTAGATTTTCCTATTCCGGAAGTTGCTCCGGTGATGAGTATTGTCTTCATAAAAATTTTTAATTTTAAAATGTAGCAATATGAAAATATTACAATATAACAATTATTGGTAAACTGTTACATTAATTTAATTAGCATCGAAAGCTTCGAATGCGTCTATAATATGTTCGATAACTAATTTTCCTTTCTCATCAGGAAGTACCGAAATAATATCAAATCTCACTTCCTGATTTTTATTAAATTCTTCCAGATAATGATTGGCTGCAGAAACAATTAATGATATTTTTCTTTTATTCACAGCTTCTTGCGGCAACATGAAAGCATCTGTAGAACGAGCTTTTACTTCTGTGATGATAATTAAATTGTCTTTTTCAGCAATAATATCAATTTCAGCTTTCTGATAACGGAAGTTTCTGGTCAGAATTTTATAGCCTTTTTTCTGAAGAAATTCGGCTGCTAAATCTTCTGCTTTTTTCCCTAAATCGTTGTGATCTGCCATTTATTTTCTAAATTGATAAGCCCACCAAATCAAAACAATCTGCAACGGAAGTCTCAAAACAGTAAGCCAAAAATATTTATGGTGAATCAAATAAAACTTTCTTGCCATCTCAATATTTGCCGGAAAAACTGCAATAAATAAAGCAATGCAAAGATAAGCTCCAAATTTCTGAGTTTCCGGAAATAAAAGTAAAATCCCGCACAAAATTTCCGCCAATCCGCTGATGTAAACCATTTTCAAATGAAACGGAATATAATCTGGCATTATTTTCATGAAAAAGTAAGGTTTCACAAAATGTGAAATCCCTGCTACGATCAGAAAAAAAGCGAGTACAAATTTTGAGTAAAACATTTTAGTTTTTAAAATTTAATGAAACTGATTTTCCAACTTTTAGAGAAACCTCTGAACCAATAATTAATGGTCTGTTGTCAAGAATATGCCCATTTGGAAAACCAAAAACTGCAGGAAAACTGTACTTTGAAATTCTGTCTGAAATCATTTGATAAGCAAACTCATCAAAGCTTTCTTCGTATTGTTTGTTTTCTTTTTCGTCACCCATATTGGTCATTCCGCCAACGACAAGTGCTTTTATTTTAGTAAAAACTCCGGCCAATTCCAGACTCATAATCATTCTGTCGAGCGCATAATAGTTCTCACCAATATCTTCGATAAATAAAATTTTATCTTTAAAATCAAAAGAATATTTCGTCCCTAAAAGTGCATAAATCAGAGCTAAATTCCCTCCAACTAATTCGCCTTCCACATTTCCTGCTTTGTTAAATTGATTTGAATTTATGCTGTACTTAAGAATTTTTCCTTTTAAAATATCAAATGTAAGATCATAACTTTCGTCAGTCACTCCAAAACTCGATGTCTTAATGGTTTGTCCGTGAATCGAAGCAAAACCTTTTTTCAGTAAATAACTTTGGATCACTGTATTATCTGAATAACCAATGTACCATTTCGGATTTTTCACGAAACCTTTTAAGTTTAAACTTTCAATTAAATGTTGGCAACCGTACCCACCTCTTGAAGCCCAAATTACAGTAATTTCCGGGTCGTTTAATGCCCAATTCATGTCACTGATCCTTTGCTCTTCGGTTCCAGCGTAGTTGTAACCATTGGAATATTTAGTGTAAAGATTATCGCCTAAAACTGGTTCAAAACCTTTGTTTTTAATCATTTCTAAACCTTTCTGAAGCTGAGCAGAATCTACAGCTCCAGCAGGAGAAATAATGGCAATTTTATCACCTTTTTTCAGCGATTTAGGAAATATTTTTTTCATTTGTGAATGGACGTTTTTTATAATTTAAAATCTAAATTTTTATTGAGTCTTTTATATTTTAATTCTTTCTTTTCTGCTTCTTCTAGCTTTTTATCAAACTGATTGAATTTTTTGAAACTCTGCAGGAAAATAAAAAAGCTAAACAAAATTAAAACTGCCCCGACACCTTTTCTGATATTGTTGGCCAACTTTTGCGTAAGCCTATCATGAAATTGTTTTGCCAGGAAAATTTTAAGGAAATCAATCATTAAATAGGTGGAAAGAACAAGGCCTAAATAAAAAATCATGTTTCCTGTATCAGGATACTGATTTCTGACGCCTATTACTGTTACCAGCCAAAAGAGTACAACCCCTACATTCAGAAGATTTAATAGAAAACCATTAAGAAATGTTCTAAAATAATTTTGGCTAATGATTTTTTCTTCGCCCGGCAAATGCATTTTGGTTTTGGTAACCAACATTACAATACCGTATGAAAGAATTAAAATAGATGTAATTCTGTAAAAACCAGGATGTTTGTCAATAAGACTCACAATGTCTGCACTTGCATAATAAGACGCTATAATACATAATAAATCTGCTGTGATAACACCGAAATCAAGTGCCAAAGCATGTTTTGGACCTCTTGTAAAACTGGTTTCTATCAGGAGAAAAAAAATAGGACCAATGAAAACCAGGCTCAACATAAAACCCAGACCAACGGCCGACAATACGAGTTCAAACATTTATAATTTGTTTCAAATTCAAATTTAAAGATTATATTTTTATTTGAGTTTAAAAACATTGTTGTTTTAAGTTAAAAAAGAAGCTATCTCAAATTGAGATAGCTTCGTAAATTTACTTTTTGATTCGTTTATTATATTCTTCCCAATCAAACTCAAAGCCTAAATTTTTGGTCACAGAGTCAAATATTTCATCAAAATTTGGTTCGTGCTTTTTGGCAAAATCATACCACTTTTTAGAAAACTCTGAATATTCATCTCCTAAAGCTTCACCCTGCGTTCGCATTCCTTTATGAGTTCCTGCAAGCCAATATTTTTTCTTTTCTTCTAAACTCATTTTTGGATATTCTTCATCCCAAAACTTATTCATAGAATTATCGAACTCTTGAATTTCTTTTAAATGCCTTGCTTTTTCAGCAGATGTTAAATTCGAAAGATATTCTTGATATTCTTTTTCTATTTTTTTACTTAGTTCTTCTAGACTCATTGTGTTATTTATTTTTCTATTAATTTTATTTCATAACCTTTTCCTTTAGGTCTTACATATTCAATTTCAAATTTTCTCCCTCTTAATAATAGTAAATCATCTTCAGCATAACCTCTTATTTTAATTGTATCAGCAAAATATAGAAAACAAAAAATCCTCGTTATAGAAACGAGGATATAATTTACTGTTTAATTCTTTTATTGAATTCTTCCCAGTCAAACTCAAAGCCCAAGTTTTTGGTCACATAGTCAAATATTTCATCAAAATCTGGTTCGTGCTTTTTGGCAAAATCATACCATTCTTTAGAAAATTCTGAATATTCATCTCCAAAAGCTTCGCCTTGTGTTCGCATTCCTTTATGCGTGCTTGCTAACCAATATTTTTTCTTTTCTTCTAAACTCATTTTAGGATATTTCTCATTCCAGAATTTTTGTCTAGAGTTTTCTACATTTTCTATAAATTTATCAAAATCTGATTTCATAATATTTATTTTTCTATTAATTCAAAATAATGTCTGCCACTTACTTCTTTGTATTCTTTGATTACAAATTTTCTTCCTCTTAAT
It contains:
- the porW gene encoding type IX secretion system periplasmic lipoprotein PorW/SprE encodes the protein MKKNIIFLLAAIIVVSCSTKVKKPEARSKFLKGFSTYYNTLFNAKDALNSEFTSRDKAHKDNFYAPHIPILTYEEQPIGSDLGQSSAFAENSMRMAEVNRPTPGGGRTAPGMPPNPGGTVPGMPQDPNNPDGNKGATTLEIAEAKALKAIGKYSVIKKGEEQNKTIFDAYIILAQSRIYQGKSRQALDALNYVFTHMKEDKRLPLARVYEGLAYAQLKDYYKSDQIFNKIKSEGISKEHEKLMSIYYSESLLDAGKKEEAVKELDRAFELNGNRQLKSRIAFLRGQVLSELGRSEPARESFMAAYKYANDFEFEVKSQIEIAKTFNGKGDYNGAKKYLEDISKKGTYGSRKNEFYYALGLMANKAGKPEEGQEYFRKSLTEKVSDPQVRGLAYYEIGRRYLDKNDYIGAGAYYDSALATMTYEPSKILLKDQSENIKKVSKNYYLIRKNDSILTIAKMPEAQKTEYFARHIEKLKAKEAKEELERLRAERNKGFDTGDYSANSLFANNSSSFEDFGTSSKGFYYGNTGTVSKGTSTFKQVWGDRALVDNWRYSKKMASIEDLKNEALGVNTAPNPRRFEPSFYIEQLPSDAGQLSQLKKDRDTASLGLGIMYQNYFTNTPLATKTLYDLVDVKPEEKVMLQALYEIFAMNHEKNPQASARAKQILITDYPYSSYAEFARNPKNNTFIKSAPETENDYKTAYALFESEKFTESQTIIEQAILKNPKDALVPKLSLLNAFNAGKSSGKEVMILQLEQIVLNYAKTPEGEKAKEMLNYLKSDVAFQATDNKGNTVPKNLGNNQNMPPNPGGFGQSGQNMQQSQNITAPGNQNNPLQNSGQPMNNAIQSGVPKKPLSNPNTQQLQPATSVPNPVK
- the tsaB gene encoding tRNA (adenosine(37)-N6)-threonylcarbamoyltransferase complex dimerization subunit type 1 TsaB; protein product: MKILYLETSSKNCSVAISDDEKLLCVCEEVSENYKQSESLHSFVEWALEGAELSMKDIEAISLGKGPGSYTGLRIGAASAKGFCYGLKIPLIAVNSLESMIEPFLNQNYDFVIPLVDARRMEVYTAIYDGNSGNEITSIEAKILDETSFQEFKDKKVIFVGDGAKKAKEIFQLPNAEFNEDIYPSAQYLVKKTLEKIDKKDFEDIAYFEPFYLKEFHGVKKKKSED
- the rhuM gene encoding RhuM family protein — protein: MIDAERLKQGQNVFVKDYFKELLQKIRSIRASEIRVYQKQLMNMKPSINPRKLYLILIKTSRN
- a CDS encoding nuclear transport factor 2 family protein; the encoded protein is MKYFAFIFLFFYIFGFSQNYSKHEKAVLSKAKKLDSLMQNNDDKIINLLSPDVSFGHSNGWIQNLDDFKKDFSSKRVIYQEIKQIEISELKQNKRSISLRRTINVSGSYKSNDFKMKLALLEIWIKNRSVWKLWSRQSVEIKL
- a CDS encoding SDR family NAD(P)-dependent oxidoreductase; the protein is MKTILITGATSGIGKSTAELFAKQGNRIIICGRRTEILEAVKTELSAFTEVFSLQFDVRNLEEVENAINSLPQEWKDIDVLLNNAGNAHGLAPLSDGNTSDWDSMIDGNVKGLLYVSKTLISMMKERNSGHIINISSVAARQTYANGVVYCATKKAVDVISEGMRIELTEFGIRVTNIQPGAVETDFSLVRFKGDQERAATVYAGYEALKAEDIADAIAYCVNAPKHVTVSDMTIYPSAQSEPRTIYRKG
- a CDS encoding YraN family protein, which produces MADHNDLGKKAEDLAAEFLQKKGYKILTRNFRYQKAEIDIIAEKDNLIIITEVKARSTDAFMLPQEAVNKRKISLIVSAANHYLEEFNKNQEVRFDIISVLPDEKGKLVIEHIIDAFEAFDAN
- a CDS encoding DoxX family protein; its protein translation is MFYSKFVLAFFLIVAGISHFVKPYFFMKIMPDYIPFHLKMVYISGLAEILCGILLLFPETQKFGAYLCIALFIAVFPANIEMARKFYLIHHKYFWLTVLRLPLQIVLIWWAYQFRK
- a CDS encoding S66 peptidase family protein, with product MKKIFPKSLKKGDKIAIISPAGAVDSAQLQKGLEMIKNKGFEPVLGDNLYTKYSNGYNYAGTEEQRISDMNWALNDPEITVIWASRGGYGCQHLIESLNLKGFVKNPKWYIGYSDNTVIQSYLLKKGFASIHGQTIKTSSFGVTDESYDLTFDILKGKILKYSINSNQFNKAGNVEGELVGGNLALIYALLGTKYSFDFKDKILFIEDIGENYYALDRMIMSLELAGVFTKIKALVVGGMTNMGDEKENKQYEESFDEFAYQMISDRISKYSFPAVFGFPNGHILDNRPLIIGSEVSLKVGKSVSLNFKN
- a CDS encoding LysE family transporter, yielding MFELVLSAVGLGFMLSLVFIGPIFFLLIETSFTRGPKHALALDFGVITADLLCIIASYYASADIVSLIDKHPGFYRITSILILSYGIVMLVTKTKMHLPGEEKIISQNYFRTFLNGFLLNLLNVGVVLFWLVTVIGVRNQYPDTGNMIFYLGLVLSTYLMIDFLKIFLAKQFHDRLTQKLANNIRKGVGAVLILFSFFIFLQSFKKFNQFDKKLEEAEKKELKYKRLNKNLDFKL